From one Microbacter margulisiae genomic stretch:
- a CDS encoding alpha/beta hydrolase — protein MKIIFYLLLIMSSLAFPAMGQTKFELPVWPNGPAESNGITAKEFIQNHHSVFNISKAVITVQLPEADKANGAAVLICPGGGYIEEAIYHEGYEFADWLNEHGIAGIVLKYRLPNGHCTIPLSDAKEAMRIIRAHATEWHIDPNRVAVAGFSAGGHLASTLGTHFDLGDSTATNPLMRYSTRPDLMLLFYPVITMKLGETHLGSRENLLGKHPTEQLVEKYSNELHVTKNTPPAVLMLSDDDHTVPQSNSIHFYEALHANHVPASLYIFPSGGHGWGMNITISFWKDWRALLLNWLEERHFIPGNTQK, from the coding sequence ATGAAAATTATTTTTTATTTACTATTGATTATGAGTAGTTTGGCATTTCCAGCCATGGGACAAACAAAGTTTGAGTTACCGGTTTGGCCAAATGGGCCGGCGGAGAGTAATGGCATTACAGCAAAAGAATTTATCCAGAATCATCATAGTGTATTTAATATATCGAAAGCTGTTATTACGGTGCAGCTTCCGGAGGCAGACAAAGCCAATGGGGCTGCCGTGTTGATTTGTCCGGGAGGAGGTTATATTGAAGAAGCTATTTATCACGAAGGCTATGAATTTGCCGATTGGCTGAATGAACATGGTATTGCCGGGATTGTATTAAAATACCGGTTACCCAACGGCCATTGTACCATACCATTGTCTGATGCCAAGGAAGCCATGCGTATTATCCGGGCGCATGCTACCGAATGGCATATCGACCCGAACAGAGTGGCAGTAGCCGGTTTCTCGGCAGGAGGACATCTGGCTTCGACGTTAGGGACACACTTTGATTTGGGAGATTCAACAGCGACGAATCCGTTAATGCGCTATTCAACGCGTCCTGATTTAATGCTGTTGTTTTATCCGGTCATCACGATGAAATTGGGAGAAACGCACCTGGGTTCCCGTGAAAACCTTTTAGGCAAGCATCCTACAGAGCAATTGGTAGAAAAATATTCAAACGAGTTGCATGTAACAAAGAATACCCCGCCGGCAGTATTGATGCTGAGCGATGATGATCATACCGTTCCGCAAAGCAACAGTATTCATTTTTATGAAGCGCTGCATGCCAATCATGTTCCGGCTTCCCTTTATATTTTTCCGTCAGGAGGGCATGGATGGGGGATGAACATTACGATCTCCTTTTGGAAAGATTGGAGAGCATTATTGCTGAATTGGCTGGAGGAAAGGCATTTTATTCCTGGCAATACTCAAAAGTAA
- a CDS encoding glycoside hydrolase family 28 protein has product MKRFPFFVISVGLLILSLSSASASPWDDMTQLANSIKHTSFPNKTFNIVKFGARENNPSIKNTKAINAAIVACNKKGGGIVLIPKGIFQTGPITLLSNVNLHLEKGAVLLFSTNPEEYLPTVITRWEGSDCMNYHPLIYAYKANNIAITGQGEINGQASFANWWAWNAKCSVGYKKGTSDGHLIGRARLLKLNEDNVPITQRQMGSGNYLRPQLINLILCNAVLIDSVKLRNSPFWVIHPLLSNDIIVSNVNIESLGPNGDGCDPESCKNVLIQNCSFNEGDDCIAIKSGRNNDGRHWNIPSENIIVRDCQMKAGHGGISVGSEISGGFKNLYVDHCEMSSPDLGTIIRLKSNTCRGGLIENVFVRDVKVGQCKEDVLKINLRYDPAEPSPRGFIPMVRNVNLKNVSCKRSDYGVSIDGLDDASRVSSIHLQNCDFTGVKFNGNDIQGANDVTLNNIRINNIIITNEQISTDYDPHP; this is encoded by the coding sequence ATGAAACGTTTCCCTTTTTTTGTTATTTCCGTTGGATTGTTGATCCTTTCCCTTTCAAGTGCCAGCGCATCTCCTTGGGATGATATGACACAGTTGGCCAACAGCATTAAACACACGTCCTTCCCTAATAAGACATTTAATATTGTAAAGTTTGGTGCACGGGAGAATAATCCCAGTATTAAAAACACAAAAGCAATAAATGCTGCAATTGTTGCTTGCAACAAAAAAGGAGGAGGTATTGTTTTGATTCCTAAGGGAATTTTTCAGACAGGCCCTATTACGTTATTGAGCAATGTTAATTTGCATTTAGAGAAAGGTGCCGTCTTGCTCTTTTCAACAAATCCTGAAGAGTATTTGCCAACGGTAATTACCCGCTGGGAAGGATCAGATTGCATGAATTATCATCCGCTGATTTATGCGTACAAAGCCAATAATATTGCCATTACCGGTCAAGGTGAAATAAATGGACAAGCTTCCTTTGCTAATTGGTGGGCTTGGAATGCCAAGTGTAGTGTGGGGTATAAGAAGGGAACTTCTGACGGACATTTGATAGGGAGGGCAAGACTGCTTAAATTGAATGAAGATAATGTGCCAATAACTCAACGGCAAATGGGGTCAGGTAATTATTTGCGCCCTCAATTGATCAATTTAATATTGTGTAATGCCGTTTTAATTGATAGCGTAAAATTGCGGAATTCGCCATTCTGGGTTATTCATCCATTACTTTCGAATGATATTATTGTCAGCAATGTTAATATTGAAAGTTTAGGCCCAAACGGTGATGGTTGCGATCCCGAATCCTGTAAGAATGTATTAATTCAAAATTGTTCATTTAATGAAGGAGATGATTGTATTGCCATTAAATCAGGACGGAATAACGACGGTCGCCATTGGAATATTCCCAGTGAGAATATCATTGTGCGCGATTGTCAAATGAAGGCCGGGCATGGCGGTATTTCTGTCGGTAGTGAAATTTCCGGAGGTTTTAAAAATCTTTATGTTGACCATTGCGAGATGAGTAGTCCGGATTTAGGAACTATCATTCGTCTCAAATCCAATACATGTCGGGGTGGATTAATTGAAAATGTATTTGTGCGCGATGTTAAAGTGGGACAATGCAAGGAAGACGTGCTAAAAATAAATTTGCGATACGATCCGGCTGAACCATCTCCAAGAGGTTTTATTCCAATGGTTCGCAATGTTAATCTGAAAAATGTTTCCTGCAAACGAAGTGATTATGGTGTAAGCATTGACGGCCTGGACGATGCATCCCGGGTTTCTTCCATTCATTTACAAAATTGTGATTTTACAGGTGTTAAATTCAATGGGAATGATATTCAAGGGGCAAATGACGTTACCTTGAATAATATCCGAATTAATAACATCATTATCACAAATGAACAAATAAGTACCGATTACGATCCTCATCCATAG
- a CDS encoding RagB/SusD family nutrient uptake outer membrane protein, with translation MKKLISYIVVIVACASFTQCTSSYLNTSSPSNTDDNFVTSTPSETFKALSWCYANYRQNCIMGIYRWNDPIGSDAETYPEANSSNNVNATLHPENMTIDAVSGGFNNLYVTLASATKIANIIAGKAAYQADVAAGTTSDWTQLYGEAITMRAFCYFNLTKHFGDVPYGYENTYVTNYTLTSRFAIYDSLINSLEKVEPLMYKIGDNGMTAERMTRTFCDALIGEIAFYAGGYQTIRTDVSGLYGNVQFTKKGNIANGCEYARRSDYLNYYKIAAKYLQAAITNEGTCHLITSDTRSYTNNPFQLNFQYFENLQISPESLFQLGNIQGGQSGQTTNSEYPYAFGRPSNGGSKNAAPCKTFGALRIIPTVYYGDFQKGDKRRDVSVAVTGSTGDGNEAMLSFVPGNKLSGGIAINKWDENRFNPPYTTAQRESGMDWPVLRMADVMLMLAEVDAQLGGEDQAAMDLVNQIRERAFGDSNHNISGLTGQALEDTILEERKLELLGEGTRRWDMILSGEFSERAIDVQNAMKSMIAGLQANGYYRFPNGNIISDYIWVKKVYLSNPLTYDCTDTTNAALYPGWRGQYNYSSIAGLKIGGTNHNLAIQGLFSYIDPNGPVAASLVTAGYTKTNWGIDIVNNASIYYSNILSGITSVDDPPRYYWPIPSETISQSNGKITNGYGLPSN, from the coding sequence ATGAAAAAATTGATAAGTTATATTGTTGTCATTGTAGCGTGCGCTTCTTTTACACAATGCACAAGTAGTTATTTGAATACGTCATCTCCCTCCAATACAGATGATAATTTTGTAACTTCAACCCCTTCGGAAACTTTTAAAGCATTGTCTTGGTGCTATGCTAATTATCGACAAAATTGTATAATGGGAATTTATCGGTGGAATGATCCTATCGGATCCGATGCAGAAACATACCCGGAAGCCAATTCCTCGAATAATGTTAACGCTACATTGCATCCTGAAAATATGACAATTGATGCTGTAAGCGGTGGATTTAATAATCTGTATGTTACATTGGCCAGTGCAACTAAAATAGCTAATATTATCGCAGGGAAAGCGGCTTATCAAGCTGACGTTGCGGCTGGGACAACCAGCGATTGGACCCAGTTGTATGGAGAAGCAATAACCATGAGAGCCTTTTGTTATTTCAATTTGACAAAGCATTTTGGTGATGTTCCGTACGGTTATGAAAATACCTATGTAACTAACTATACCTTGACTTCCCGTTTTGCCATTTACGATAGTTTGATTAACTCTCTTGAAAAGGTAGAACCTCTTATGTACAAAATAGGAGATAATGGCATGACAGCCGAGCGCATGACGCGGACATTTTGCGATGCATTAATTGGTGAGATTGCATTTTACGCAGGCGGGTATCAGACTATCCGTACTGATGTGTCGGGTTTATATGGAAATGTGCAGTTTACAAAAAAGGGAAATATAGCTAATGGCTGTGAGTATGCACGGCGTTCTGATTATCTCAATTATTACAAGATTGCAGCAAAATACTTACAAGCAGCCATAACCAATGAAGGTACCTGTCATTTAATTACTTCGGATACCAGGTCTTATACAAACAATCCGTTCCAACTGAATTTTCAATATTTTGAAAATTTACAGATAAGTCCCGAATCCTTATTTCAATTGGGAAATATACAAGGAGGACAGAGCGGTCAAACAACCAATAGTGAATATCCTTATGCTTTTGGTCGCCCTTCAAATGGAGGGAGTAAAAATGCTGCACCATGTAAAACCTTTGGCGCTTTGCGTATTATTCCAACTGTTTATTATGGTGATTTTCAAAAAGGAGATAAACGGAGAGATGTCAGCGTGGCTGTAACAGGCAGTACCGGCGATGGCAATGAAGCAATGCTTTCTTTTGTGCCCGGGAATAAACTGAGCGGAGGAATCGCTATCAATAAGTGGGACGAAAATCGTTTTAATCCTCCATATACCACTGCACAAAGAGAATCGGGCATGGATTGGCCTGTGTTGAGAATGGCGGATGTCATGCTGATGTTGGCGGAAGTTGATGCACAACTGGGAGGAGAAGATCAGGCGGCGATGGATCTGGTGAATCAAATCCGCGAAAGAGCTTTTGGAGATTCCAATCATAATATAAGTGGACTAACCGGTCAGGCTCTGGAAGATACTATTTTAGAAGAACGTAAACTGGAGCTTTTAGGCGAAGGGACGCGTCGTTGGGATATGATACTTTCGGGAGAATTTTCAGAAAGAGCTATTGATGTTCAGAACGCAATGAAGAGCATGATTGCAGGCCTACAGGCTAATGGATATTATCGATTCCCCAATGGCAATATAATCTCTGATTATATTTGGGTAAAAAAGGTATATTTAAGTAATCCATTAACGTACGATTGTACAGATACAACAAATGCAGCTCTTTACCCTGGATGGAGAGGACAATATAATTATAGCTCAATAGCAGGACTTAAGATCGGCGGCACGAACCATAACCTGGCAATTCAGGGACTGTTCAGTTACATTGACCCCAATGGTCCGGTAGCAGCTTCTCTTGTGACTGCTGGATATACTAAAACCAATTGGGGAATAGATATTGTCAACAATGCCTCAATTTACTATAGTAATATTTTGTCAGGGATAACGTCGGTCGATGATCCTCCAAGATACTACTGGCCTATACCATCCGAAACCATTAGTCAATCAAATGGTAAAATAACAAACGGTTATGGATTACCCAGTAATTAA
- a CDS encoding SusC/RagA family TonB-linked outer membrane protein, with protein MRILVLMGFCMWAGMLWSQTRSIHGIVKDEHGTTVIGASVVVKGTTIGTATDVNGMFSLNVPVSAKTLTVSFIGMITKEVPISGDHLVVVLQENSVALNEVVAIGYGTVSKKDLTGSVAAVTGKSIASIPVSNLAQAMQGKLPGVNIISQDGRPDASVSILVRGGTSISQSNQPLVLIDGVPGSLSDIPTDQVKSIFVLKDASSTAIYGARGANGVILVTTKQAETGKATVSYDGYVEFNTPTKYLATLNPYDYLKYVWANAAANGTAYETPFEQLFGLGSYTTNNSGGIESYRNMATDDIQRKVYNSSVSMNHDITISGGTDKTKILFFTNYVDNEGMKVNSYDKHATVSLKINQKLFDNVNVSLDTRYTNSTVVDDEGTTSGEGSTLSSAYRFRPIATSHILGDLNALTVGNVEQYGKNSLWDTYSPLARALDEDPRSLQQGIVSTLSMDWNIIKGLTYHSDFTMNSGWNQTKDWTGAIYNNYIDDATGEKLYAGAVDYQKSDSWGSRWSNTLNYKFNVAKIHKFDLLLGYELTNSGGTGMRITANHFPANFSEANAFAMINQYDQTAGTSSFSSSVSVPERIISYFGRANYNLLDRYLLTVTLRADGSSKFSPIHRWGYFPAAAFAWIMSEESFMKNINWLDNLKLRLSYGSVGNDDINSNLWSQLWASETDRRWQYALNQQYQESYTYANSAMANENLKWETTITRDFGVDFDILKSILSGTVDIYWNTTKDLLMQTTIPGITGFTSTYANIGQTSNKGIEISLSSTIFKNKDWDITASGNINFNRNNVDKLASNVTGLYGTNWASSATEPVDDYMLKVGSPVGLVRGYVYDGFYTTNDFTYANGVYTLKPGIPDLNSTLISVVHGIPSSARPSGQIAYPGLPKFKDLNHDGKIDETDCTVIGNMNPIHTGGFNINVTYKNIDFGTYFNWSYGNQIYNVNKLASLYGPKEAGVYENKLSILNNSYKIYDVENGQLVSLTTPAQLDAANANASLPLAYEETGVTSTLGIENGSYLRLNTLTIGYSFPKAMMKKAGMDHLRIYGSIYNLLTITGYSGLDPEVNANIAQNHNVYPTPGLDWGTYPRARSFVVGMNLSF; from the coding sequence ATGCGAATCTTAGTGTTGATGGGTTTTTGTATGTGGGCAGGAATGCTATGGAGTCAAACACGCTCCATCCATGGAATCGTAAAAGATGAACATGGCACTACGGTTATCGGCGCGAGTGTTGTTGTGAAAGGAACTACGATTGGAACTGCTACTGATGTAAATGGTATGTTTTCTTTAAATGTACCTGTTTCAGCTAAAACATTGACAGTTTCGTTTATTGGGATGATAACCAAGGAGGTTCCAATCTCTGGTGATCATTTGGTTGTTGTATTGCAAGAAAATTCAGTGGCTTTGAATGAAGTGGTGGCCATTGGATATGGGACTGTCAGTAAAAAAGATTTAACCGGTTCGGTTGCTGCTGTTACTGGGAAATCTATTGCGTCTATTCCTGTTTCAAATTTAGCACAGGCTATGCAGGGAAAATTACCGGGAGTAAATATTATTTCTCAGGATGGGCGACCTGATGCTTCGGTTTCTATTCTTGTGCGTGGAGGGACTTCTATCTCGCAAAGTAATCAGCCTTTAGTTTTGATTGATGGAGTGCCTGGTTCTTTAAGTGATATTCCGACTGACCAGGTAAAGAGCATTTTTGTGCTGAAAGATGCTTCGTCTACAGCAATTTATGGGGCACGTGGTGCTAATGGTGTAATTCTTGTTACAACCAAACAAGCCGAAACAGGAAAAGCAACTGTTTCATATGATGGTTATGTGGAATTTAATACGCCGACAAAGTATTTGGCTACTTTAAATCCTTACGATTACTTGAAATATGTCTGGGCTAACGCTGCAGCTAACGGAACTGCTTATGAAACTCCATTTGAGCAGTTGTTCGGGTTAGGCTCATATACCACTAATAATTCGGGAGGAATTGAGAGCTACCGGAATATGGCAACAGATGATATTCAACGAAAAGTGTATAACAGTTCGGTTTCCATGAACCATGATATAACCATTTCCGGTGGAACTGATAAAACAAAAATACTGTTTTTTACCAATTATGTTGACAATGAGGGAATGAAGGTAAATTCCTACGATAAACATGCTACTGTATCTCTCAAAATTAATCAAAAACTATTTGATAATGTCAACGTGAGTTTAGATACACGATATACGAATAGTACGGTAGTTGATGATGAGGGAACAACAAGTGGAGAAGGTTCTACACTATCTTCGGCTTATCGTTTCCGACCTATTGCGACTTCTCATATTTTAGGTGATTTGAATGCTTTAACGGTGGGAAATGTTGAACAGTATGGAAAAAATAGTTTATGGGATACCTACAGCCCATTGGCCCGTGCGCTGGATGAAGATCCTCGTTCACTTCAACAAGGAATTGTAAGTACACTTTCTATGGACTGGAATATTATCAAAGGATTGACCTACCACTCGGATTTCACAATGAATAGTGGATGGAATCAAACGAAAGACTGGACAGGCGCTATCTATAATAATTATATTGATGATGCAACGGGGGAGAAATTATACGCAGGTGCTGTTGATTATCAAAAATCAGACAGTTGGGGTTCCCGCTGGTCAAATACACTGAACTATAAATTTAATGTTGCCAAGATTCATAAATTTGATCTTTTATTGGGTTACGAGCTTACCAATTCAGGCGGAACCGGCATGAGAATAACTGCAAACCATTTCCCTGCAAACTTTAGTGAAGCGAATGCTTTTGCTATGATTAACCAGTATGATCAGACGGCTGGAACGAGTTCTTTTTCATCATCAGTAAGTGTTCCTGAACGTATCATCTCTTACTTTGGAAGAGCAAATTATAATTTACTGGATCGCTATTTGTTGACTGTGACATTACGGGCTGACGGTTCCTCAAAATTTTCACCGATTCATCGTTGGGGCTATTTTCCTGCGGCTGCTTTTGCCTGGATCATGTCCGAAGAGTCTTTTATGAAAAATATTAACTGGTTGGATAATCTAAAACTCCGGCTTTCATACGGATCAGTAGGTAATGATGATATTAATTCCAATTTATGGTCTCAGTTATGGGCATCTGAAACAGACAGAAGATGGCAGTATGCTCTTAACCAGCAGTATCAAGAGTCTTATACCTACGCTAACTCAGCTATGGCAAACGAAAACTTGAAATGGGAGACCACTATTACGCGTGATTTTGGGGTTGACTTTGATATTCTTAAAAGTATATTATCAGGTACTGTTGATATTTATTGGAATACGACCAAAGATTTATTGATGCAGACAACTATTCCCGGTATTACCGGATTTACTTCAACGTATGCCAATATCGGTCAAACCAGTAATAAAGGGATCGAAATTTCATTGTCGAGTACAATTTTCAAAAATAAAGATTGGGACATAACTGCAAGCGGTAATATTAATTTTAATAGGAATAATGTAGACAAACTGGCTTCTAATGTAACAGGACTTTATGGAACGAATTGGGCTAGCAGCGCTACTGAACCTGTTGATGATTATATGTTAAAAGTAGGAAGTCCCGTAGGATTGGTCAGAGGATATGTGTATGACGGGTTTTATACTACCAACGATTTTACCTACGCTAATGGCGTTTATACGTTAAAACCAGGCATTCCTGATTTGAATAGCACTTTAATTAGTGTTGTGCATGGAATTCCCTCTAGTGCGCGTCCAAGTGGTCAGATTGCATACCCAGGTCTTCCTAAATTTAAAGATTTGAATCATGATGGAAAAATTGACGAAACTGATTGTACCGTTATCGGTAATATGAATCCAATTCATACAGGAGGTTTCAATATTAATGTAACGTACAAGAATATTGATTTTGGAACATATTTCAACTGGAGTTATGGCAATCAGATTTATAATGTAAATAAATTAGCAAGTTTATATGGTCCAAAAGAAGCAGGTGTTTATGAGAATAAGCTTTCTATCTTGAATAATTCATATAAGATTTATGATGTTGAGAATGGTCAATTGGTAAGTCTTACTACACCGGCTCAATTGGATGCTGCAAATGCGAATGCTAGCTTGCCATTGGCTTATGAAGAAACCGGTGTAACATCAACATTAGGAATAGAAAACGGTTCTTATCTTCGCTTAAATACATTAACAATAGGGTATTCATTCCCTAAGGCTATGATGAAAAAGGCAGGGATGGATCATCTCCGTATTTATGGTAGCATTTATAACCTACTCACCATAACAGGTTATTCGGGACTTGATCCTGAAGTAAATGCCAATATAGCTCAAAATCATAATGTTTATCCAACTCCTGGGCTGGATTGGGGTACTTATCCTCGTGCACGCTCCTTTGTTGTCGGCATGAATCTTAGTTTTTAA
- a CDS encoding alpha/beta hydrolase — MRYLSIAVIGCIFILCRQVLDAQQPIPQDTTFNVCRVYRQIKKEFPFAVPSKDIVPKNVKAVRNIIYATLPNTPFGKRYLHLDVFYPKKSGKYPALIMVHGGGWRSGTRSLQVPMAEMIAKKGFVTVSVEYQLSLEAKYPAAVYNIKAAIRWMRAHAKEYHIDPTRIAISGCSSGGQLAMLVGMTNGERKFEGNMGNPQYSSSVQAIIDVDGVVDFLAPGSLNLKREPDSPDVFWLGGSFDQKPEIWKDASSVFWTNKNSVPVLFLNSGFPRFHAGQDELIGMMQRWRIYTEVHRFNVHMHPFWLFYPWVDPTVNYMAKFLDKILKR, encoded by the coding sequence ATGAGATATTTAAGTATTGCCGTAATCGGATGTATTTTTATTTTGTGCAGACAAGTTTTGGATGCGCAACAACCAATTCCTCAAGATACCACATTTAATGTATGCCGGGTTTACAGACAAATAAAAAAAGAGTTTCCATTTGCTGTTCCGTCAAAAGATATTGTCCCTAAGAATGTAAAAGCTGTTCGAAATATTATTTACGCTACCTTGCCAAATACTCCCTTTGGGAAACGGTACCTACATCTTGATGTATTTTACCCTAAGAAATCAGGAAAATATCCTGCCCTTATCATGGTACATGGAGGAGGATGGAGGTCGGGGACTAGATCTTTACAGGTTCCAATGGCCGAGATGATTGCAAAAAAAGGTTTTGTCACCGTGTCTGTGGAGTATCAGCTTTCGTTGGAGGCTAAGTATCCTGCAGCCGTTTACAATATCAAAGCGGCGATTCGTTGGATGCGAGCACATGCAAAAGAATATCATATTGATCCGACTCGGATTGCTATCTCTGGCTGTTCGTCTGGCGGACAACTTGCGATGTTGGTTGGAATGACCAATGGCGAGAGAAAATTTGAAGGAAATATGGGAAATCCTCAATACTCAAGTTCAGTTCAAGCGATTATAGATGTCGACGGTGTAGTTGATTTTTTAGCTCCTGGTTCATTAAACCTGAAAAGGGAGCCTGACTCACCAGATGTTTTTTGGCTTGGAGGTTCTTTTGATCAAAAACCGGAGATTTGGAAAGATGCCTCTTCTGTTTTCTGGACTAATAAAAATTCAGTCCCGGTTTTATTTTTAAATAGCGGTTTTCCAAGATTTCATGCAGGACAGGATGAATTAATCGGTATGATGCAAAGATGGAGAATTTATACCGAAGTACATCGGTTTAATGTACATATGCATCCCTTTTGGCTTTTCTATCCATGGGTTGATCCAACAGTGAATTATATGGCTAAGTTTTTAGACAAGATATTAAAAAGATGA
- a CDS encoding rhamnogalacturonan acetylesterase — translation MKKNILPFLFAFFVLLPMLAAKKTRLHTLGDSTMEQQNPNVKDQRGWVQMLQSFFTDDLTVIDPAKSGTSSKSYYEGGFWSRAKKNIRPGDYVLIQFAHNDEKDNGKESEIGTAPTDSFRIYLTRYVKEVQKLGAIPVLCTPIVRNMFGKDGRLSRRGKHDLGEIYKQEVDPLFDSNDTFTYNYPANMKLIARELRCPLIDMTALTAKLINSLGYSKAHKLIYTVGDNTHLGANGALLFSKLFINALQHQHILFEYLRPEKRLITDPPSIDMNDLFIGTESKQIFDVGYVGKTAKNKVKIIVSVSKGFKLSILPDSLYSDTLVLDCHASALSNMFKVYLMTIPQKVGNLNGQIKITSSDGETNVIPVTANVMNVFNNQPFEVMYKLSGSFKADAKGPVSAFDEQWEGLEMQNYAIPANADEVYMHAKVQKNNITGGVWPDNEIDVVYSRYIQFGFKASGDASAYAKSIELNIGGGVNFRIVGSQAKDFSNPFTIGEVANVQSVAMNKYHFPLNQLVNSGKTLYVRIYPWGNKHIKNQNLSLYNIAIRGICQKE, via the coding sequence ATGAAAAAGAATATTCTCCCTTTTTTGTTTGCTTTTTTTGTGTTATTACCGATGTTGGCAGCAAAAAAGACCAGGCTGCATACACTGGGTGATTCTACTATGGAACAACAAAACCCTAATGTAAAGGACCAGCGCGGTTGGGTACAAATGCTTCAGAGTTTTTTTACTGACGATTTAACAGTAATTGATCCAGCCAAATCGGGAACAAGTTCTAAGTCTTATTATGAAGGAGGCTTTTGGAGTAGGGCTAAAAAGAATATTCGTCCGGGAGATTATGTATTAATACAATTTGCACATAATGACGAGAAGGATAATGGCAAAGAAAGTGAAATAGGAACTGCACCAACTGACTCGTTCCGTATTTATCTTACCCGTTATGTTAAAGAAGTTCAAAAGCTTGGAGCAATTCCGGTTCTTTGTACTCCTATTGTAAGAAACATGTTTGGTAAAGACGGAAGGTTAAGTCGTAGAGGGAAACATGATTTAGGTGAAATATATAAGCAAGAAGTAGATCCTTTATTTGATTCAAATGACACATTTACGTATAATTATCCAGCAAATATGAAATTGATTGCCCGAGAATTAAGATGTCCATTAATTGATATGACAGCTTTAACAGCCAAATTAATTAATTCTTTAGGATATTCCAAAGCCCACAAACTTATTTATACCGTTGGTGATAATACCCATTTAGGAGCAAATGGAGCTCTGTTATTTTCTAAACTCTTTATCAATGCATTGCAACATCAACATATACTTTTTGAATATTTGCGTCCTGAAAAAAGGTTAATTACTGATCCTCCATCAATCGATATGAACGATTTATTTATAGGAACCGAAAGTAAGCAAATTTTTGATGTGGGTTATGTAGGGAAAACAGCTAAAAATAAAGTAAAAATTATTGTCAGTGTGTCCAAAGGGTTTAAATTGTCAATATTACCAGACAGCCTTTACTCTGATACTCTAGTTTTGGACTGCCATGCTTCAGCTTTGAGCAATATGTTTAAAGTATACCTAATGACTATTCCTCAAAAAGTTGGCAACTTAAATGGACAAATCAAAATCACTTCCTCAGATGGTGAGACCAATGTTATTCCAGTTACAGCTAATGTTATGAATGTTTTTAATAACCAACCATTTGAGGTGATGTATAAACTTTCCGGAAGTTTCAAGGCTGACGCCAAAGGTCCGGTTTCAGCATTCGATGAACAATGGGAAGGGTTAGAGATGCAGAATTATGCTATTCCAGCTAATGCCGATGAAGTTTATATGCATGCTAAAGTGCAAAAAAATAATATAACAGGAGGAGTATGGCCTGATAATGAGATTGATGTTGTTTATTCCAGGTATATACAGTTTGGATTTAAAGCTTCTGGAGATGCATCTGCTTATGCAAAGTCTATCGAATTGAATATAGGAGGAGGCGTAAATTTCAGAATAGTGGGTTCGCAGGCAAAAGATTTTAGTAATCCCTTTACGATTGGAGAAGTAGCAAATGTACAGTCAGTCGCGATGAATAAATATCATTTTCCTCTTAATCAATTGGTAAATTCAGGAAAAACTCTATATGTCCGTATTTACCCATGGGGGAATAAGCATATTAAAAATCAAAATCTTTCTCTGTATAATATTGCAATAAGAGGTATTTGCCAGAAAGAATAA